A window of Sebastes umbrosus isolate fSebUmb1 chromosome 3, fSebUmb1.pri, whole genome shotgun sequence contains these coding sequences:
- the LOC119485199 gene encoding oxysterol-binding protein 1-like isoform X5: MSEPKPPTPTPGDTYKGWLFKWTNYIKGYQRRWFVLSNGLLSYYRTQAEMGHTCRGTINLATANIAVEDSCNFVISNGGAQTYHLKASSEVERQRWITALELAKAKAVHMQAESDDSGDDCPAAPPSAGQGGGCRNLEIQSTLRTLGSKVEDLNTCNDLIVKHGSALQRSLSELEGIRVGGDMGEKMRQVTERATLFRITSNAMINACRDFLSLAQNHSKRWTKALQVERDQRIRLEETLEQLAKQHNHLERAFRGSTVPSSFSNPTLGNKGAVSVKGDASDEDDDNEFFDAMEDPDQFITVPADPKYHRRSNSNLSGLSSETGMDDQSVNFDELSLASNPESPQPLELEPVRQRRTRIPDKPNYYLNLWSIMKNCIGKELSKIPMPVNFNEPLSMLQRLSEDLEYYELLDKAAKCQSSLEQMCYVAAFTVSSYSTTVHRTGKPFNPLLGETFELDRLKDCGYRSLCEQVSHHPPAAAHHAISEKGWTLRQEITLASKFRGKYLSIMPLGSIQCLFEKSNNHYSWKKVTTTVHNIIVGKLWIDQSGEIDVVNHKTGDRCHLKFAPYSYFSRDVPRKVTGVVTDKDGKAHHVLSGTWDEKMEFSRVMQSSKGENGTEGKQRTVYQTLKAKEIWRKNPLPEGAENMYFFSSLALALNEPEEGVAPTDSRRRPDQRLMEDGRWDEANAEKQRLEEKQRIVRREREREAVKAASSPEEAVTEDSINDSPLKTDAVETGTEAHEVSDETDTEDSPPLTPVACK; the protein is encoded by the exons ATGTCGGAGCCTAAGCCCCCTACTCCAACCCCTGGAGACACGTACAAGGGTTGGCTCTTCAAGTGGACTAACTACATTAAAGGTTACCAGAGACGCTGGTTTGTTCTGAGCAATGGCTTGCTGTCTTACTACAG GACCCAGGCAGAGATGGGTCACACATGCCGAGGCACCATCAACTTGGCCACAGCCAATATTGCTGTGGAGGACTCGTGCAATTTTGTCATTTCCAACGGAGGTGCGCAGACCTACCACTTGAAGGCCAGCTCAGAAGTGGAGCGACAACGATGGATCACTGCTCTGGAGCTCGCCAAGGCGAAGGCTGTCCACATGCAGGCTGAATCTG ATGACTCGGGTGACGATTGTCCTGCAGCGCCCCCCTCCGCAGGACAGGGTGGAGGCTGCCGTAACTTAGAAATCCAGTCCACACTGCGCACACTTGGCAGCAAGGTGGAGGACCTCAACACCTGCAATGATCTCATTGTCAAGCATGGATCTGCCCTCCAAAG GTCTTTGTCAGAACTGGAGGGGATTCGTGTCGGAGGAGACATGGGGGAAAAGATGAGACAAGTTACAGAGAGAGCCACACTGTTCAGAATCACCTCCAATGCCATGATTAAT GCATGTAGAGACTTCCTCTCCCTGGCCCAGAACCACAGTAAGCGCTGGACGAAGGCCTTACAGGTTGAACGGGACCAGAGGATACGGCTGGAGGAGACTCTGGAGCAGCTGGCCAAACAGCACAATCACTTGGAAAGAGCTTTCAGAGGATCTACAGTCCCCTCTTCATTCAGCAATCCCACCTTAGGTAACAAAG GTGCCGTTTCAGTAAAAGGTGATGCCAGTGACGAGGATGATGACAATGAGTTCTTTGACGCTATGGAAGACCCAGACCAGTTTATTACTGTCCCTGCTGACCCCAAGTATCACAG GAGATCTAACAGCAACCTTAGTGGGCTCAGCAGTGAGACTGGAATGGACGATCAGTCAGTAAAT TTTGATGAGCTGTCTTTGGCATCCAACCCAGAGTCTCCACAGCCCCTTGAGTTAGAGCCAGTTAGACAAAGACGGACTCGCATCCCTGACAAGCCCAACTATTACCTCAATCTGTGGAGCATCATGAAGAACTGTATTGGAAAGGAGCTCTCAAAGATACCAATGCCT GTGAATTTCAACGAGCCCCTCTCGATGCTGCAACGTCTATCCGAAGACCTGGAGTACTACGAGCTGCTGGATAAGGCTGCTAAATGTCAGAGCTCTCTAGAGCAGATGTGTTATGTGGCCGCGTTCACAGTCTCTTCCTACTCCACCACTGTCCACCGCACAGGAAAACCCTTCAATCCTCTGCTGGGAGAAACCTTTGAGCTTGATCGGCTAAAAGATTGTGGCTACCGCTCCCTCTGCGAACAG GTGAGTCACCACCCACCTGCTGCAGCTCACCATGCCATCTCTGAAAAGGGCTGGACCCTCAGACAAGAAATTACCCTGGCCAGCAAGTTTAGAGGGAAATATCTCTCTATCATGCCTTTGG GTTCTATCCAGTGTTTATTTGAGAAGAGCAACAATCACTACTCATGGAAGAAAGTGACTACGACAGTACACAACATCATCGTTGGAAAATTATGGATTGACCAG TCAGGGGAGATAGATGTGGTGAACCACAAGACAGGAGATCGCTGCCACCTCAAGTTTGCTCCCTACAGTTACTTCTCCAGAGATGTACCAAGAAAG GTAACAGGAGTAGTAACAGATAAGGACGGGAAGGCCCACCACGTGCTATCGGGAACCTGGGATGAGAAGATGGAGTTCTCCAGGGTAATGCAGAGCAGTAAAGGtgagaacggcactgaaggcaaACAGAGGACCGTCTATCAGACCCTCAAAGCCAAAGAAATCTGGAGAAAGAACCCTTTACC AGAGGGAGCAGAGAACATGTACTTCTTCTCCTCACTGGCCTTGGCGCTCAATGAACCCGAAGAGGGAGTGGCGCCAACAGACAGTCGGCGGCGCCCCGACCAGAGGTTAATGGAGGACGGCCGATGGGATGAGGCTAACGCAGAGAAACAGAGGCTGGAAGAGAAACAGCGCATCGTTCGCcgagaaagggagagggaggCTGTTAAAGCAGCCAGCTCACCAGAGGAAG CTGTCACTGAGGATTCAATCAATGATTCACCCTTGAAAA CTGATGCAGTGGAGACTGGCACAGAAGCACATGAGGTTTCTGATGAAA CTGACACAGAGGACTCTCCGCCTCTTACACCTGTTGCATGCAAGTAG
- the LOC119485199 gene encoding oxysterol-binding protein 1-like isoform X3: MSEPKPPTPTPGDTYKGWLFKWTNYIKGYQRRWFVLSNGLLSYYRTQAEMGHTCRGTINLATANIAVEDSCNFVISNGGAQTYHLKASSEVERQRWITALELAKAKAVHMQAESDDSGDDCPAAPPSAGQGGGCRNLEIQSTLRTLGSKVEDLNTCNDLIVKHGSALQRSLSELEGIRVGGDMGEKMRQVTERATLFRITSNAMINACRDFLSLAQNHSKRWTKALQVERDQRIRLEETLEQLAKQHNHLERAFRGSTVPSSFSNPTLGNKGAVSVKGDASDEDDDNEFFDAMEDPDQFITVPADPKYHRRSNSNLSGLSSETGMDDQSVNFDELSLASNPESPQPLELEPVRQRRTRIPDKPNYYLNLWSIMKNCIGKELSKIPMPVNFNEPLSMLQRLSEDLEYYELLDKAAKCQSSLEQMCYVAAFTVSSYSTTVHRTGKPFNPLLGETFELDRLKDCGYRSLCEQVSHHPPAAAHHAISEKGWTLRQEITLASKFRGKYLSIMPLGSIQCLFEKSNNHYSWKKVTTTVHNIIVGKLWIDQSGEIDVVNHKTGDRCHLKFAPYSYFSRDVPRKVTGVVTDKDGKAHHVLSGTWDEKMEFSRVMQSSKGENGTEGKQRTVYQTLKAKEIWRKNPLPEGAENMYFFSSLALALNEPEEGVAPTDSRRRPDQRLMEDGRWDEANAEKQRLEEKQRIVRREREREAVKAASSPEEADAVETGTEAHEVSDESAHSDNYQSMWFEKLDDPVSGETLHVYKGGYWETKDQGDWDACPDIF; encoded by the exons ATGTCGGAGCCTAAGCCCCCTACTCCAACCCCTGGAGACACGTACAAGGGTTGGCTCTTCAAGTGGACTAACTACATTAAAGGTTACCAGAGACGCTGGTTTGTTCTGAGCAATGGCTTGCTGTCTTACTACAG GACCCAGGCAGAGATGGGTCACACATGCCGAGGCACCATCAACTTGGCCACAGCCAATATTGCTGTGGAGGACTCGTGCAATTTTGTCATTTCCAACGGAGGTGCGCAGACCTACCACTTGAAGGCCAGCTCAGAAGTGGAGCGACAACGATGGATCACTGCTCTGGAGCTCGCCAAGGCGAAGGCTGTCCACATGCAGGCTGAATCTG ATGACTCGGGTGACGATTGTCCTGCAGCGCCCCCCTCCGCAGGACAGGGTGGAGGCTGCCGTAACTTAGAAATCCAGTCCACACTGCGCACACTTGGCAGCAAGGTGGAGGACCTCAACACCTGCAATGATCTCATTGTCAAGCATGGATCTGCCCTCCAAAG GTCTTTGTCAGAACTGGAGGGGATTCGTGTCGGAGGAGACATGGGGGAAAAGATGAGACAAGTTACAGAGAGAGCCACACTGTTCAGAATCACCTCCAATGCCATGATTAAT GCATGTAGAGACTTCCTCTCCCTGGCCCAGAACCACAGTAAGCGCTGGACGAAGGCCTTACAGGTTGAACGGGACCAGAGGATACGGCTGGAGGAGACTCTGGAGCAGCTGGCCAAACAGCACAATCACTTGGAAAGAGCTTTCAGAGGATCTACAGTCCCCTCTTCATTCAGCAATCCCACCTTAGGTAACAAAG GTGCCGTTTCAGTAAAAGGTGATGCCAGTGACGAGGATGATGACAATGAGTTCTTTGACGCTATGGAAGACCCAGACCAGTTTATTACTGTCCCTGCTGACCCCAAGTATCACAG GAGATCTAACAGCAACCTTAGTGGGCTCAGCAGTGAGACTGGAATGGACGATCAGTCAGTAAAT TTTGATGAGCTGTCTTTGGCATCCAACCCAGAGTCTCCACAGCCCCTTGAGTTAGAGCCAGTTAGACAAAGACGGACTCGCATCCCTGACAAGCCCAACTATTACCTCAATCTGTGGAGCATCATGAAGAACTGTATTGGAAAGGAGCTCTCAAAGATACCAATGCCT GTGAATTTCAACGAGCCCCTCTCGATGCTGCAACGTCTATCCGAAGACCTGGAGTACTACGAGCTGCTGGATAAGGCTGCTAAATGTCAGAGCTCTCTAGAGCAGATGTGTTATGTGGCCGCGTTCACAGTCTCTTCCTACTCCACCACTGTCCACCGCACAGGAAAACCCTTCAATCCTCTGCTGGGAGAAACCTTTGAGCTTGATCGGCTAAAAGATTGTGGCTACCGCTCCCTCTGCGAACAG GTGAGTCACCACCCACCTGCTGCAGCTCACCATGCCATCTCTGAAAAGGGCTGGACCCTCAGACAAGAAATTACCCTGGCCAGCAAGTTTAGAGGGAAATATCTCTCTATCATGCCTTTGG GTTCTATCCAGTGTTTATTTGAGAAGAGCAACAATCACTACTCATGGAAGAAAGTGACTACGACAGTACACAACATCATCGTTGGAAAATTATGGATTGACCAG TCAGGGGAGATAGATGTGGTGAACCACAAGACAGGAGATCGCTGCCACCTCAAGTTTGCTCCCTACAGTTACTTCTCCAGAGATGTACCAAGAAAG GTAACAGGAGTAGTAACAGATAAGGACGGGAAGGCCCACCACGTGCTATCGGGAACCTGGGATGAGAAGATGGAGTTCTCCAGGGTAATGCAGAGCAGTAAAGGtgagaacggcactgaaggcaaACAGAGGACCGTCTATCAGACCCTCAAAGCCAAAGAAATCTGGAGAAAGAACCCTTTACC AGAGGGAGCAGAGAACATGTACTTCTTCTCCTCACTGGCCTTGGCGCTCAATGAACCCGAAGAGGGAGTGGCGCCAACAGACAGTCGGCGGCGCCCCGACCAGAGGTTAATGGAGGACGGCCGATGGGATGAGGCTAACGCAGAGAAACAGAGGCTGGAAGAGAAACAGCGCATCGTTCGCcgagaaagggagagggaggCTGTTAAAGCAGCCAGCTCACCAGAGGAAG CTGATGCAGTGGAGACTGGCACAGAAGCACATGAGGTTTCTGATGAAA GCGCTCATTCAGACAACTACCAATCGATGTGGTTTGAGAAGTTAGACGACCCCGTCTCCGGAGAGACCTTGCATGTTTACAAGGGCGGTTACTGGGAGACGAAGGACCAAGGCGACTGGGACGCGTGCCCTGACATCTTCTGA
- the LOC119485199 gene encoding oxysterol-binding protein 1-like isoform X7, which yields MSEPKPPTPTPGDTYKGWLFKWTNYIKGYQRRWFVLSNGLLSYYRTQAEMGHTCRGTINLATANIAVEDSCNFVISNGGAQTYHLKASSEVERQRWITALELAKAKAVHMQAESDDSGDDCPAAPPSAGQGGGCRNLEIQSTLRTLGSKVEDLNTCNDLIVKHGSALQRSLSELEGIRVGGDMGEKMRQVTERATLFRITSNAMINACRDFLSLAQNHSKRWTKALQVERDQRIRLEETLEQLAKQHNHLERAFRGSTVPSSFSNPTLGAVSVKGDASDEDDDNEFFDAMEDPDQFITVPADPKYHRRSNSNLSGLSSETGMDDQSVNFDELSLASNPESPQPLELEPVRQRRTRIPDKPNYYLNLWSIMKNCIGKELSKIPMPVNFNEPLSMLQRLSEDLEYYELLDKAAKCQSSLEQMCYVAAFTVSSYSTTVHRTGKPFNPLLGETFELDRLKDCGYRSLCEQVSHHPPAAAHHAISEKGWTLRQEITLASKFRGKYLSIMPLGSIQCLFEKSNNHYSWKKVTTTVHNIIVGKLWIDQSGEIDVVNHKTGDRCHLKFAPYSYFSRDVPRKVTGVVTDKDGKAHHVLSGTWDEKMEFSRVMQSSKGENGTEGKQRTVYQTLKAKEIWRKNPLPEGAENMYFFSSLALALNEPEEGVAPTDSRRRPDQRLMEDGRWDEANAEKQRLEEKQRIVRREREREAVKAASSPEEGAHSDNYQSMWFEKLDDPVSGETLHVYKGGYWETKDQGDWDACPDIF from the exons ATGTCGGAGCCTAAGCCCCCTACTCCAACCCCTGGAGACACGTACAAGGGTTGGCTCTTCAAGTGGACTAACTACATTAAAGGTTACCAGAGACGCTGGTTTGTTCTGAGCAATGGCTTGCTGTCTTACTACAG GACCCAGGCAGAGATGGGTCACACATGCCGAGGCACCATCAACTTGGCCACAGCCAATATTGCTGTGGAGGACTCGTGCAATTTTGTCATTTCCAACGGAGGTGCGCAGACCTACCACTTGAAGGCCAGCTCAGAAGTGGAGCGACAACGATGGATCACTGCTCTGGAGCTCGCCAAGGCGAAGGCTGTCCACATGCAGGCTGAATCTG ATGACTCGGGTGACGATTGTCCTGCAGCGCCCCCCTCCGCAGGACAGGGTGGAGGCTGCCGTAACTTAGAAATCCAGTCCACACTGCGCACACTTGGCAGCAAGGTGGAGGACCTCAACACCTGCAATGATCTCATTGTCAAGCATGGATCTGCCCTCCAAAG GTCTTTGTCAGAACTGGAGGGGATTCGTGTCGGAGGAGACATGGGGGAAAAGATGAGACAAGTTACAGAGAGAGCCACACTGTTCAGAATCACCTCCAATGCCATGATTAAT GCATGTAGAGACTTCCTCTCCCTGGCCCAGAACCACAGTAAGCGCTGGACGAAGGCCTTACAGGTTGAACGGGACCAGAGGATACGGCTGGAGGAGACTCTGGAGCAGCTGGCCAAACAGCACAATCACTTGGAAAGAGCTTTCAGAGGATCTACAGTCCCCTCTTCATTCAGCAATCCCACCTTAG GTGCCGTTTCAGTAAAAGGTGATGCCAGTGACGAGGATGATGACAATGAGTTCTTTGACGCTATGGAAGACCCAGACCAGTTTATTACTGTCCCTGCTGACCCCAAGTATCACAG GAGATCTAACAGCAACCTTAGTGGGCTCAGCAGTGAGACTGGAATGGACGATCAGTCAGTAAAT TTTGATGAGCTGTCTTTGGCATCCAACCCAGAGTCTCCACAGCCCCTTGAGTTAGAGCCAGTTAGACAAAGACGGACTCGCATCCCTGACAAGCCCAACTATTACCTCAATCTGTGGAGCATCATGAAGAACTGTATTGGAAAGGAGCTCTCAAAGATACCAATGCCT GTGAATTTCAACGAGCCCCTCTCGATGCTGCAACGTCTATCCGAAGACCTGGAGTACTACGAGCTGCTGGATAAGGCTGCTAAATGTCAGAGCTCTCTAGAGCAGATGTGTTATGTGGCCGCGTTCACAGTCTCTTCCTACTCCACCACTGTCCACCGCACAGGAAAACCCTTCAATCCTCTGCTGGGAGAAACCTTTGAGCTTGATCGGCTAAAAGATTGTGGCTACCGCTCCCTCTGCGAACAG GTGAGTCACCACCCACCTGCTGCAGCTCACCATGCCATCTCTGAAAAGGGCTGGACCCTCAGACAAGAAATTACCCTGGCCAGCAAGTTTAGAGGGAAATATCTCTCTATCATGCCTTTGG GTTCTATCCAGTGTTTATTTGAGAAGAGCAACAATCACTACTCATGGAAGAAAGTGACTACGACAGTACACAACATCATCGTTGGAAAATTATGGATTGACCAG TCAGGGGAGATAGATGTGGTGAACCACAAGACAGGAGATCGCTGCCACCTCAAGTTTGCTCCCTACAGTTACTTCTCCAGAGATGTACCAAGAAAG GTAACAGGAGTAGTAACAGATAAGGACGGGAAGGCCCACCACGTGCTATCGGGAACCTGGGATGAGAAGATGGAGTTCTCCAGGGTAATGCAGAGCAGTAAAGGtgagaacggcactgaaggcaaACAGAGGACCGTCTATCAGACCCTCAAAGCCAAAGAAATCTGGAGAAAGAACCCTTTACC AGAGGGAGCAGAGAACATGTACTTCTTCTCCTCACTGGCCTTGGCGCTCAATGAACCCGAAGAGGGAGTGGCGCCAACAGACAGTCGGCGGCGCCCCGACCAGAGGTTAATGGAGGACGGCCGATGGGATGAGGCTAACGCAGAGAAACAGAGGCTGGAAGAGAAACAGCGCATCGTTCGCcgagaaagggagagggaggCTGTTAAAGCAGCCAGCTCACCAGAGGAAG GCGCTCATTCAGACAACTACCAATCGATGTGGTTTGAGAAGTTAGACGACCCCGTCTCCGGAGAGACCTTGCATGTTTACAAGGGCGGTTACTGGGAGACGAAGGACCAAGGCGACTGGGACGCGTGCCCTGACATCTTCTGA